A genomic region of Klebsiella sp. RIT-PI-d contains the following coding sequences:
- the asnS gene encoding asparagine--tRNA ligase — MSVVPVADVLQGRVAVDSEVTVRGWVRTRRDSKAGISFLAVYDGSCFDPVQAVINNTLPNYNDDVLHLTTGCSVIVTGIVTASPGQGQAFELQATSVDVAGWVDDPDTYPMAAKRHSIEYLREVAHMRPRTNMIGAVARVRHTLAQALHRFFHEQGFFWVSTPLITASDTEGAGEMFRVSTLDLENLPRNDQGKVDYDKDFFGKEAFLTVSGQLNGETYACALSKIYTFGPTFRAENSNTSRHLAEFWMLEPEVAFADLEDNARLAEAMLKYAFQAVLNERLDDMKFFAERVDKEAISRLENFIAADFAQVDYTDAVTILENCGQKFENPVYWGVDLSSEHERYLAEKHFKAPVVVKNYPKDIKAFYMRLNDDGKTVAAMDVLAPGIGEIIGGSQREERLDVLDARMAEMGLNKEDYWWYRDLRRYGTVPHSGFGLGFERLIAYVTGVQNVRDVIPFPRTPRSATF, encoded by the coding sequence ATGAGCGTTGTGCCTGTAGCCGACGTACTCCAGGGCCGCGTTGCCGTTGACAGTGAAGTCACCGTGCGCGGATGGGTACGCACCCGTCGAGATTCAAAAGCTGGCATCTCCTTCCTCGCCGTTTATGACGGTTCCTGCTTTGATCCTGTCCAGGCCGTCATAAATAATACTCTGCCCAATTACAATGATGACGTCCTGCACCTGACAACAGGTTGCTCCGTTATCGTTACCGGCATAGTCACCGCCTCGCCGGGACAAGGTCAGGCATTTGAACTGCAGGCAACGTCTGTGGACGTCGCCGGCTGGGTAGACGATCCGGATACCTACCCGATGGCGGCAAAACGTCACAGCATTGAGTATCTGCGAGAAGTGGCGCATATGCGTCCGCGCACCAACATGATTGGCGCGGTCGCCCGCGTGCGTCATACGCTGGCTCAGGCGCTGCATCGTTTCTTCCATGAACAGGGCTTCTTCTGGGTATCCACGCCGCTTATCACTGCCTCCGATACCGAAGGCGCAGGTGAGATGTTCCGCGTTTCCACTCTGGACCTGGAAAACCTGCCGCGTAACGATCAGGGTAAAGTCGATTATGATAAAGACTTCTTCGGTAAAGAAGCTTTCCTGACGGTTTCCGGCCAGCTTAACGGTGAAACCTACGCCTGTGCGCTGTCTAAAATCTACACCTTCGGCCCAACCTTCCGTGCTGAAAACTCTAACACCAGCCGCCACCTGGCGGAGTTCTGGATGCTGGAGCCAGAAGTCGCGTTTGCCGATCTTGAGGATAACGCCCGTCTGGCAGAAGCCATGCTGAAGTATGCTTTCCAGGCCGTGCTGAATGAGCGTCTTGACGACATGAAATTCTTCGCTGAGCGCGTGGATAAAGAGGCGATCTCGCGTCTGGAAAACTTCATTGCCGCTGATTTTGCTCAGGTTGACTATACCGATGCGGTCACCATTCTTGAAAACTGCGGGCAGAAATTCGAGAACCCGGTTTACTGGGGCGTGGATCTCTCGTCAGAGCACGAACGCTACCTGGCTGAGAAACACTTTAAAGCGCCGGTAGTCGTGAAAAACTATCCAAAAGATATTAAAGCGTTTTATATGCGCCTTAATGACGACGGTAAAACCGTCGCGGCGATGGATGTTCTGGCACCGGGTATCGGCGAGATCATCGGCGGCTCCCAGCGTGAAGAACGTCTGGATGTGCTGGACGCTCGCATGGCGGAAATGGGTCTCAACAAAGAAGATTACTGGTGGTATCGCGATCTACGTCGTTACGGTACTGTTCCACACTCCGGTTTCGGTCTAGGCTTTGAACGCCTGATTGCCTACGTTACCGGCGTACAGAACGTACGTGATGTCATTCCGTTCCCGCGCACGCCGCGCAGCGCCACCTTCTGA
- the pncB gene encoding nicotinate phosphoribosyltransferase: MKPFASPVLHSVLDTDAYKLHMQQAVFHHYGDVQVAAEFRCRGDDLLGIYADTIREQVEAMQSLSLQDDEYQWLSGLPFFKKDYLDWLRTFRYDPTQVTVSNEGGKLSIRLAGPWREVIMWEVPLLAVVSELVHRYRSPEATTQMALDHLEYKLEAFSALTADTDMSAFRLMDFGTRRRFSRDVQQTIVNRLQQESWFVGTSNYDLARRLALTPMGTQAHEWFQAHQQISPDLATSQRAALAAWLNEYPDQLGIALTDCITMDAFLRDFGPEFATRYQGLRHDSGDPVEWGEKAIAHYQKLGIDPLSKTLVFSDNLDLNKAFDLYRHFADRVNLGFGIGTRLTCDIPQVKPLNIVIKLVECNGKPVAKLSDSPGKTICHDKAFVRALRKAFDLPKVKKAS, encoded by the coding sequence CTGTTCTGCACTCGGTGCTTGATACGGATGCCTACAAGCTGCACATGCAGCAGGCTGTTTTCCACCATTACGGTGATGTACAGGTTGCCGCTGAGTTCCGCTGCCGTGGGGACGATCTGCTGGGTATTTATGCTGATACCATTCGCGAACAAGTTGAAGCGATGCAGTCGCTCAGCTTGCAGGATGATGAATACCAGTGGCTATCCGGCCTGCCCTTCTTTAAAAAAGATTATCTCGACTGGCTTCGTACCTTTCGTTACGACCCAACGCAGGTCACCGTCAGCAATGAAGGCGGTAAGCTGAGTATTCGCCTTGCCGGGCCGTGGCGGGAAGTCATCATGTGGGAAGTTCCGCTGCTTGCAGTGGTCAGTGAACTGGTCCACCGCTACCGTTCGCCGGAAGCCACCACCCAGATGGCACTTGATCATCTGGAGTACAAGCTTGAGGCGTTTTCAGCACTGACAGCCGATACCGACATGTCTGCTTTCCGGTTAATGGATTTTGGTACCCGCCGCCGTTTTTCCCGCGACGTTCAGCAGACCATTGTCAATCGCCTGCAACAGGAGTCATGGTTTGTCGGCACCAGCAATTACGATCTCGCCCGACGCCTGGCGCTGACGCCAATGGGAACCCAGGCGCATGAATGGTTTCAGGCACATCAACAGATAAGCCCGGATCTCGCCACCAGCCAGCGCGCCGCGCTCGCCGCCTGGCTTAACGAATACCCGGATCAGCTGGGTATCGCGTTGACCGACTGTATTACTATGGATGCCTTCCTGCGTGATTTCGGTCCCGAGTTTGCGACCCGCTATCAGGGGCTGCGTCATGATTCCGGCGATCCGGTTGAATGGGGGGAGAAAGCCATTGCCCACTATCAAAAACTGGGCATCGATCCGCTGAGTAAGACGCTGGTATTCTCTGATAACCTCGATTTGAATAAAGCGTTCGATTTGTATCGCCACTTTGCCGACCGGGTTAATCTGGGCTTTGGGATTGGTACTCGCTTAACCTGCGATATTCCTCAAGTTAAGCCCCTGAATATCGTCATTAAGCTGGTGGAGTGTAACGGTAAACCGGTGGCGAAATTGTCCGACAGTCCGGGTAAAACCATTTGCCACGATAAAGCATTCGTTCGTGCGCTGCGTAAGGCCTTTGACCTGCCAAAAGTCAAAAAAGCCAGCTAG